The sequence GCATGTGGTGGGCCCGGGCGGCCGGTCCGCCGCTGTCGAGTTCGAAGTAGAGGAGGGAGAAGGCGAGAACGGTGGAGGACCAGACGCTGCCGCCGGCCAGCAGGAGGGCATTGGCGGAGTTCGTCTCGTGTCCGCCGTGGATCAGGTCGTCGATCAGTTGGATCGTCGACCAGATGGCACTACCCACGAGCACCACAACCAGGGCCACCGCCACCGAGCGCAGGACGGTGGAACGGCGGCTGATCCGGCCCGGGTCTCCCGAGATCAGCGCCACCAGTAGGAGCCCCTCGGCGAGGGGGAGCGCCCATCGGGGCCCGAGGCGTAGGTCGTCGGGCAGAAGCAGGGTGAGGACCGCCGAAGCGATGACCGCCGCGGCCATCGGCCAGCGGCTCTCGGTGCGGACAGCAGACCTCGGCCCCGGCTCGCGCGGGCTCGTACGGTCCGTGTCGGAAGGGTTCTGTCCGGTCACGGTCGATTACTTCCCGGGCCTGGTGGCAGCTCAGATCGCATGTGCCGCCGAGCTCATACGACGTCGGCGTTGCGGATGATGTCGGTCACCCCTGGTGTCGGATGCATGTGCCGCTCCTCGCAGGTGAAGGTGTACAAGGCGGCTGCCTCGACGACCGTGCCGGGGAACGCTCGCCCCGCATGACGCGGCGCTGGACCCTGGATCCACCGTAGACCGGGGTGATCAAGGCCCGCGGCCGACACGCTCCGCGTTCACACGCCCGCCGAAGCGACAGACCGTACGGTGCTGACCGAGTCGTCGGGATACCGCCCGTGTCCAAGTGCGGTGACGCGTCCCCGCAGCATCGGCACACCAGACGCCGGCCACCACCGCGCGTGCGCCGGCACCGTTGAGGACCTCGCAAGGGCTTCAGCATCAAGGGCACACCTCTCTGGAGCCGGCGTTTGCCGCGGCCGCCCCGTAGGGCTTCGGCCAGTGGGACCCCGACGACCTTGAAGGCGAAGACGTCCGGTCGCTTCCACCGGCCGCCTCTCCGTCATCTCCTTCGCCAACGGGCCGCTGCGCCACCTGTCCGTCCTGGGGAGCGTCTGGCTCGGCCAAGCCCTGGCCACCGCCCCAAACGTGCCGACGGCGCGCATGCCGCACGCCGGCGGCACGTTCGGCGAGGGCCGCACAGCCGGGCTGGGGCCATCGGGCAGACGCGACGGCCTGAGCTGCCGAGGTTCAGATATGGGCCCGGATTTGCTTCACCGGATGGCCGAGTCGGTCCGCCAGCGCCCTCAGTTCGTCTTCGCTGAACCAGAGGCGTTCGGGGTTCCAGATGGCGATCTCGAAGCGGGCGAATCCACACGGCCAGTCGTAATCCAGCACATCCAGAGTGGTTGATCCGCCACAGCACGGGACCTCGATCGCGAGTGTGGTGAACCCGTCGTCGCAGTGAGCCTCAAGGAGGTCGCCCCACCACTCCGTGTCGATGTCTGCCTGGCACAAGGGGCAACCGATCCTTTCCAGGTTGCCGCCGCAGTCAACAGCGGTCAGCACGTCGTGCCACGTCACGTCGATCTCCACGTCCAGGCCGTCGGCAACCTCGGGAGTCAGCTCCTCGACGAGCGCGATCACGCGATCAACCGCATCGCGATCCGGCTGCCACCGCGGATTACTCGGAATGATCGACAGGACGTCCTCGCTCATCGCTTCCCCACCTCGTCAGGACACTGCAACGTCGCGACGGGATGCTATCGATCG comes from Streptomyces virginiae and encodes:
- a CDS encoding DUF1345 domain-containing protein; its protein translation is MTGQNPSDTDRTSPREPGPRSAVRTESRWPMAAAVIASAVLTLLLPDDLRLGPRWALPLAEGLLLVALISGDPGRISRRSTVLRSVAVALVVVLVGSAIWSTIQLIDDLIHGGHETNSANALLLAGGSVWSSTVLAFSLLYFELDSGGPAARAHHMPPTPALAFPQQLSPELNAPHWRPHYIDYLYLGFTNSTALSPTDVMPLAPWAKSVMTLQSILSLMILGLVVARAVNVLA